TCCCAAAGTTCTATGATTGAAGAGGTGTTTTGAGGTACGGTTATCTACTCAAGAAATCCCCCCTGAGATCGCTGTCTACCCAAGATAAGACGCGGTAGATTGAATATGTAGCCTAACAAAACTGCCAATCTAAAGCTCGCTTGCTTGTTACGGGCCGGCGTCATCTACGCACCGCAAAACTCCCTGCTAGATGGGGGAAATCATAACCAATACCGTTTTTCAAGCGACCGTATGTATTATGCGTAAAAAACTACAACAAACCATCAAACCTCTGTTAAAACCTTTCTTTGTCCTTAGCCTAGTGTTAGCTTTGGCGTTTAGTCACGCTGATGGCGCATTAGCTGCTAGTGGTGGTCGGATCGGTGGGGGTTCTTTCAGAGTTCCTTCTAGCCGTTCTTACACACCGCGTACTTATGCGCCTCCGGGTGGTGGTGGGTACTATGCACCTTATCCTGGTGGCGGCGGCTTTGGCTTTCCTTTCCTACTTCCCTTCTGGGGTATTGGAGGAGGCTTTGGCGGTCTGTTTACCATCTTAATTTTCTTTGCGATCGCTAACTTCCTGGTACAAAGTTTCCGTCGTGTCTCTAGCGGTGGTGAAACCGAAGACGTAAACTACGGCAGTAATCCTTCTGTTTCTGTAACTCGTTTACAAGTAGGTTTGTTAGCTCAGGCTCGTGATTTGCAACCCGAACTCAACCGCATTGCTGAAACTGCTGATACCAACTCCCCAGAGGGGAGAGCAGAAATTTTGCAAGAAGCTAGTCTAGCTTTACTCCGTCATCCTGAATATTGGGTATATGCAGGCGGCGGAACCCAACAAGCGAAATTAAATTCAGCTGAATCTCAGTTCAACCGCTTATCACTGGCAGAACGCAGCAAGTTTAGCG
This region of Nostoc sp. UHCC 0302 genomic DNA includes:
- a CDS encoding DUF1517 domain-containing protein, producing MRKKLQQTIKPLLKPFFVLSLVLALAFSHADGALAASGGRIGGGSFRVPSSRSYTPRTYAPPGGGGYYAPYPGGGGFGFPFLLPFWGIGGGFGGLFTILIFFAIANFLVQSFRRVSSGGETEDVNYGSNPSVSVTRLQVGLLAQARDLQPELNRIAETADTNSPEGRAEILQEASLALLRHPEYWVYAGGGTQQAKLNSAESQFNRLSLAERSKFSEETLTNVNNQLKAALNKEALPPAGELDNPTRLISEGPGEYIIVTLLAATLGKFDIPTAINSADELRQALRQIGSIPSDRLLALEVLWTPQAEGDTLTSDDVLAEYPDLRLV